The genomic DNA tcaaatACCATGTTAAATTAACCTTGATGTGTTCTTTTAACTTGAAATTCACCAAATCAAAGCTTGCTGGTTGTTTAAAAGTGTGTTGATGACATATAGGATTTGTGACTGTGTCtctgtttaaatattacattacattacagtcatttagcagacgcttttatccaaagcgacttacaataagtgtattcaacataggtattcaagagaactactagtcaccagaagtcataagtgcatctcctttcttaaacaagcatctaaaagcataaaccagagcaaaagtatagtgcagaagcaaattactacgaatacaataagtgcaacaaactaaaatgaataggataagtgcaataaacgaatacgcATACAATGAGTGCAACGAACAATATACACCCgtttcagaaaaaaatcccatagtatatgtatatgtatagtgagtatatatataaaaacaacacagtacAGCATTTCCTCCTCCTACCTGTGTCGTCACCCAGCAGAGGTCCTTTAGAGTTGTACCACTTGATGTCATCGTATCCTCCGGTCACGTTGCACTCAATCAACGTGCTGGATCCCTCCTTCACCACGATGTCCCTGCTGGAGGGGACGTCGGCCAGCCGCACAGAGGTCAGCGCCTCCGACCCGTTCAGAGCTCCGTCTGCTGTCCAGCCGCCGAGCAGCAGGACTGTGAGAAGCAGGTGGGACAGGTGGTGTTTCTGAGGTGGTAACATGATGAAAAGGAGTTGCAGCTTCAGCTCACATTTAGACGGGACAAAcctgaaaaacaggaaaagtcaACGGTTGCGTCTGGTGCAGCAAAACAGGATTGTAGACACTTTCTAAAAGGGACATGCTACTTTTATGCATTGTGTTTAATCAAATACAGTAATTAAAACTCAAACCACATTTTCCAAAttattcttttctattttttttatctgccactctgatgatttttttatttttattttccctcatcACATTCTTTTAACTACAATAATAGATATcttatttataattacattGACTTTTTACAGCCATGCTTTCATTCTCTGCATTTGTTTCTcttgaaaaaacattgatttttacctgaaataaaagtatttatttgattatttcccTTGACTTTTTAATGccaaataaaatgttgtcaGTTATGTCCCTCAAGgataaactaaaaataaagctTAAGACAACAATTAATGAATTAGCCCTGTAGAAGACATGATAATATATgtgattttttaatttacaaaatgtgaatttatttagtaatatatatatgaaaatgaaataaagtaaacttccagtacaaaaagaaaacatggataACTTCAGCTCtcaaaagaataataatagactgtgatgttatattttttatatattatatatatatatatatatatatatatatatatatatatatatatatatatatatacacacacatctatatatatatacacacacacacacatatatatatatatatacacacacatacatatatatatatatatatatatatatatatatatatacacacacacacacatatacatatatatatatatatatacacacatatatatatatatatatatatatatatatatatatatatatatatatatatatatatatatatgtatgtgtgtatatatgtgtaaaatgtatatatatatatacatatatatagtgATTCTGTATGTGATGTTACATAACAGTCCTGCTTTACTGATCTGTGAATGGAATAGTTGATGTATTAAGCACTAAATGCCAACAACTCATCCGTCACAGTGATGGTGAAGGCCCAGCACATTGTATGAAACATAGAAAGCTCACAGACAGCAAAtccaccaaacacacactgagacattGATTCTCACCTGCTGGGACAACAATCAAACACACTAATCCTAGACCAACTATTTCTGTAACTCCACTGTTAGAAGAGAATCCGTTTAGTCTTATTTTAGTCCAGCTTTAACACGGGAGTGTTTTAATCAACGCTGCGATCAGTCTGTTCACTTCCTGGTGGGTCAGGTGTGACCGAGGGGGCGTGGCCTATTCTCACCTGGTGCAGGTAGGTGATTTCTGCAAGTGTAAGCAACGCTATATTAAATATAGTTAATGTTATACCAATGATATAATGAGATTGATAATATATTTTGGACTTATTTTGGCAtccaatattttttatttttttttatttgcagtttttctgttaaatgttttgagaTTATTGTATGACAATCATAATTTGTGTGCATATTCTTATTAGAAATATTAATTCCCACTAAATTCACTTCACTCCCGACCCTGGAAATATTTTTGACGGAttaataacaaattaaaatgttgttaaaatgtgttaaaatctTTGCAGAGCtgtggaccaaaaaaaaaaaaaaaaaaaaaaagtatttctttttttacaatataattTTTTTGGACGATTAAAATGTTATCTATATGTtcaataatgaattaataaattacgtatttaattttacaaatattatttattttttagatctgatgttttttttgtaccggaagtttacattatttcattttcactgttCCGGAAGTTGACTGGCGACGTGCATCAAGAGGAAGACCGATAGTATGGCATTTCTTCCTACCAAAATAAAACCGCATTGACTCACACCATTGAAAAGGCTAATCTAAAATGTACACCAAACATTTCAGATATCTCcaattattcaaaaataaattgatacatatttaaaaacatgttccCACTCAAACACATTCTTATTTCTACCCCAAACCTGTGAAATCTAAACGTTTtgaaataatacttttattttgaaggtgcAAACCGGAATCCGTATTTCTCAATGTGACTAGCAGCTGGACCTGGTCAGTGAAAACAACATGTGACGTGGCTAATCGGCGGACAAAAAGAACCAGGAAACCTTGAATCATTAAGCTGTTTACTGGgaaacttaaaacacatttagagTGTAGAAACAGACGTGCAAACTGATATAAAGAAGATAAACCATTAGTGTTTATTTGGGGAAGGCAGCTGCTTGCAGGCTTGTGTGACGTTCACTGCATCCAGACTTTTGACAGGAGAGAAGGTGAGTTGGCAGCCAAAGTatatttatattcctttattgatccccatgggggaattcAAGtattgcagcagctcaactacacagacacagacaataaatacacatactatacaactacacagacaataaatacacatactatacaactacacagacaataaatacacatactatacaactacacagacacagacaataaatacacatactatacaactacacagacaataaatacacatactatacaacaaaataaagtatcACAGTATAACCTTGTGTTGTGCGTTGATTTACAGATATGCATATATGGTTTATGTGTTGTAATTCTCATATTTCCAATTCCTGCTTGTACAGATATATTTGATATACAGTGTAAATGCTTTTCTTGCAGGTTGAGTTTCAGAAAACCAACAAGACTGGACTTGAACTGTCCATCTGCTCAGATAAACAACAACTGAACTGTTAACTGCTGTTCCCTGGGGGGGGTgttgaaatgcattctgggaaatgtatgATACCACTGGTTTTGAGGGGAAAGTCAACACCTGGAATGAATGTGTTGAATATCAGAGTGTTTGGAAACATCTGTCTTCAGTTCTCTTCAATACAAAACTTCATTTTTATTCCAAACTCAGTTTAAAGCATTTGATGCTCTCAAAAGCATAACACCACTCTGTATGCAGTAGTGTAAATGGATAATTATCTGTAATATTTAACATCCGTTGTCATATTTTCTCTTTGAAGGCATGCAATAAGACGTTAAGATGTCAGACAGCGaagctacagcagcagagggtCCGGAGGAGGCACCAGAGATTCAGAATGCTTCTCCTGCAGAGACGGCCGACAGCTCCTCGCCGAGCACCACCGACAACACCACCGACAACTCCACCGACGTGGCCCCGACGAGGAAAGCCAGGAGGAGACCAGACGTCCAACCTGCAGAGGAGGTTGAGGAGAAGCCGAAAGTAGAGGAGCAGCCGGCGAAAGCAGTGGTGAGATAATCAGTGTTTGTACTAGAGAAAACTACAGATAATGTTCAAAAGGGAACAACTGGAGCCTCTCACACTATTTATAAATCACAGCTCTGGTCCCTTTGGGCCCCTTTGATGCTGTGTTGCATAACTCTTCATGTGATAACTGTGCAATGTAATACAAGCTGCTGTTTGAACTCACAAACCCCAGTGTCCtttctattatattatttattcctCACAAACTTCCTTGtcttgctctccctctcttattttctttccctccttcgGTCCTCATCCTCGTGTCCTCTCTCTTAGGCACCGAGTGAGTCCACTGTGTCTCAGGGTGGTTGGGGATACTGGGGCAGCTGGGGCAAATCCCTCTTATCCACTGCAACCGCTACTGTGGCCACTGTGGGTGAGTAAAGACCACCGAACTAACCCAAACTTGTTATTCTTTCTCATTCTTTCCTGTccttacatttagttttttgcctTTTATAATACACTATTGCACCTAACTGCAAAATCTTCCTCTAAACTCAACTTGCTTCCTGTCTCCTCGGGTCCGTTCAGGCCAAGGGCTCACTCAGGTGATAGAGAAGGCAGAGACGTCGCTGGGGATCCCCAGTCCGACCGAGCTCTCGGCACAAGTGGAGGAAGAGCAGAAAGAGCACGGTAAAGATTAGCTACATGTTGTCTGTATTGTGTAACAGAGGCACAACACTGGGTTGACTGGTCCAGTCAACATGGATCTAACCCTCTTTAGTACagatatatatgaaatatgagtGAATTAATCACACATTTTGTCCATATTATGTTGACATGTATAACACATGTAATATGTGTTgtatgtattgtaatgtattgtgttttttttctcgtcCTGCAGGTGAATCCAGCAGTGAGGCTGACAGAGCGGTGGGAGATGGATCGGCGGCGATGGGAAGTGCGATGGGAATGTTTTCATCGCTCACCAGCGTCGTCCAGAGCACAGTGAGCAGAAATAtcctctgttttatttctgtgccTAGGAGGGAGGAAATAGAAAACCATGTTATGTGGGGCATTGATTCTTAAAAGTACAGATCTTGAGAAATGGTACCACTGCGATGCTGTTTTTTCCAGCTACTCTCAActatttaaatcataattttaagCACATTTGCTATTGAATTATCTTTTAACAGCAGGAGAGGGTCAATATAAGCATGACTCTGTGGTGACCTTTGTCAagtgaaagagccagaagtCCAGTTTTGGTGAATTGTGTGtttcaaaaaaaatgaaggattGAATTTTCTTATAGGTTTGGTCCATGCCAACAAAATCAGGCTGTATTTCCAAAGCtaacattttggaaatacaTCATGTTTCACTTCATATTAGCAACAAAGTATGACATAATCTCATTgtttaggatttttttaatacatcttTAATTCACAAGGTGCAGCAACTTTGCTAAAAACATCTCCCCTGTTGCATTGCTTCCTTATCATACAATAATCACCCATGTAtagatttagaaaatatttCTGCATCTTCAATCGCCTAATTTGATACAGTAACCAAGAGTAGCAACAGAGCCTTTAAAAGTCAGTATAAGTTGTCTTAAGCTACATATTAACTCTTTATCATTAATTCAGTCattaaatatgtcatatttcatGTTAGTCGTTGGCTACAAgcaggtgttgttgttgtttcacttCATATTTCCGTCTCCTCACAGGGGAAGACGGTGCTGACGGGCGGTCTGGACGCTCTGGAGTTCATCGGGAAGAAGACGATGGACGTGATCGCAGAAGGCGATCCCGGCTTTAGGAAGACCAAAGGACTGATGATCAGGAACTCCACTCTGTCTCAGGTAGGCAGACCAGGGTCAAACATGTAAACCAGGAGCTCGTTTTCAAAgtgccatttatttatttttgatgagGGACTAGCAGCCTAAATTTGACCTTCAGGGATTAGATTTATTACTGTCGTAATACAACAAACCTCAGCTGTCTCATACTGTTGTTCGCTGCTGGTATTCTGACAGGCAGCTGACGTTTTCCTCCCTCGCTTTCAACTCTCCGTCTCGTAGGTGTTGAGGGAGGCAAAGGAGCGGGAGGAGCTGCAGACAGCGGACAAAGACTTCTCAGATTCCGAGAAGAAGGTTGTCGCTCACTACGGGATGCTGTTTGATGAATTTCAGGGTCTGTCACACCTCGAGGCGCTGGAGATTCTGTCTCGGGATAGTGAGTCTAAGGTACGATGACACCTACTGTGTCTAAATAGACACACTCACTGAATCATTGCTTTTACGTCTCATAATTCAATTTGATCTGATAAAACCCTcaaatgtgactgtgtgtgtgtgttttttggtgtgtgtgcgATAGGTGAAGTCGGTGCTGACCACTCTATCAGGAGATGAGCTGGTTCAGCTCAAAGAGGAGCTGGAACTAATCAAGGACTCTTTCTCCCTGGTGGAGTTTGATGATGAGGAAGTGGACGAGAAGAAAGGTGACATTtctgtaaaagttttttttacaaataccaGCAATGACAGAGGAATACAGCACCATGAATACTAGAACTGATGTACACAATGATTGATTTTACTATTCTAATTCCAGACCAAGACGGCTCAGAGTTTGAGAGGGAGCTAACGGAGGCCTTGGAGGGGCTCAGTGTCTCTGCCACAGCCGGCAAACTCAGCAAGGTACCAACTACACAgttctgtgttttgtgaggttGCACTTGGTAGCATTGTCTTTGTCACGGTTGGACAAAATAACTATTTGGCTAAGGCTGGGCAATGTGGCTATAATCATGATATAGTTCATTTCATATCTCAGTAACAATATATAGcgtgttttctggtaattcaaaAAAAGTctatatgttgttttatgtactcttgtgtgaattaaatacttgataaatgaaattaattagtattttattatttaattaagaactttagtgcaaaaataatcagattttttttctgttaaatttgAGTTCGTATGTGCTTCTTATTATCACTTATTATTACCACCTAATTGTGTATCACAATATCTAAATATATGAGTTTATCACAAAATGATTCTATTGAATAACGATAAATTACCATATTTaattattgcccagccctaaaTGTGGCATTACAATCCAATCAAATTGAATGCATTCACAATTCTATTAGATTGTGCagttcctgtttttgttgtggtcAACCAGTGGTTTACAAACGTATGCTGTCCAGTGTGAACAGAGCGGTGGTGATTTTAATACCATGATCTCTCACCTGCAACAGGCCTGCAAGAGCACCTGCAGCTGGATCAGTGACATGAGCAAACCAGaggctgaagaggaagagagggaggaagatgtAAAGAAAACAGCTTCTGTAGAGGTATGCTGCTGATATCATCAGTATTTCACATTACGATGGAGCGATCCATTTTACGTTGCTATCTGACCTCAAAGGTCATAGCtcatagctttttttttgtgtgcaaaagtGTGCAAATTCTGTTTGGAAGAAAGTCAGCCAATAATGTCTTCTTATCAAGTAAAACAAGAAGTCGCTGAGATATTATAAAACTGTAGAATCTGCAGATATCGTTATGGTTGCAGTCCTGTTTTGGCAGAAGcatataaattatgtttttcattagtAACGCTAAGGAACTTGtggtttttgcctttttaagtAGCTATTTATGAAGCAAGAtaacaaacacatgtttttttttttacttatcttCTCAGATAAATCCATCCTATTAAGTAATGACAGAATTTCCTAATTCTTCAAATTTCTTGTTTAttccgaccaacagtccaaaacccaaagatatgaaatttacaataatataaaataaataaaagcagcaaattctgAAACCTTGAGATGtttggaaacatatttttggggtATTCTGTCTTGAtatgttacattaaaaaaaattggaattgaataaataattggTCAATTAATCAGATATCAAATGCCTAATCCATCAagtgacatttgtttttgcactACACTTACTAGACGTTACCAGATGTAGCATTTGGACACTGTTGAgactttttgtgtgttttatagtaAAAACTGGATGCTCTTTTGTCTGAGTGACTTGTTGTCCTTGGATGGAGTAAAACTGGCTTTTAGGaaatataaacatttgaatgtgcTGCTGGATGTTTTCGTTGACCGTTTCCTGTTTCAGTCCACACATCTTCCTCTGCCTGTGGTTTcagcagtgtgtgcatgttgtatTTCATCAGGAGGTTCACGCTGCAGCCATCAGGAGTCTGGCTGAGCTGACGGCCCGATCCATCGAGCTGTTCCACAAACTGGCTGAGATGATCCTGTTCACCAGCGGCACCACGGAGGCCAGCGTTCTGTCCCAGTAAGACGGAGTGGATCTTCTGTTTCTGAGACACTGCTTTAGACGCACTGTGTGAATTCAGTTTAATGAGTACTTTAGTTAAACGTCTGTATTTCTCGTGTTGTCTGTCCTCAGGTTAACTGTTGTCCTGTGTAAAGAACTCTCACTGCTTTCCAAGAAGTTCACCTCCTGCCTAACAACAGCAGGGGTAAGTGTGATGATTCTAGCTTAACTTGTTTTCTCACTTCTGACacattattcatgtttattcatctgagtgtaatttgatttgttttacagtCAAACGAGAAGGGAGATGTCCTCAACCCGCTGATAACTGGAGTCTTTTTGGAGGTCTGTGTCATTGAACCTTTAATCTGTATATCTGTTTATGCTTCTTTGCTGATTAGGGAGAAAAACCACAAGATCAGTTATTGCAGCTGCACAACTCTGTATTTCATGGTCATTATCTCCTGATTACATAAAATGAActtcacacaacaaaacactgaaatgtttGCATTGGATTTAACGGTTCAGAGgaggaaaacatgtttatattttaagaaaacaaaaactactaCCTATTGAAGTCATTGATGCTTCAtcaatataaattaaatgtatagaTTTTATATAATCTTTGATAGTTATATCTAAAATCCGTGCAGACGTCTGTCTTCTGCTGTCCTGTTTTAACACACTAACCCTTTTCTTTCCACAAAATTCCTTAAATGATAAATGGAGAAACTGTGCTGGGAAAAAGTATAATTATCTCACATCATTGgtagaaatgttttcttcttgaagaacaaaaacaaaatggttgTGAAGAgcttaaatataatattaaggAAGATGTTTTCAGTTGGAttctctgtatttgtgtcaCAGGGCTTTACAGGCACAATAATGAGCATTTCAGaatgatattaaaatatgttattacattacattacattacagtcatttagcagacgcttttatccaaagcgacttacaggaagtgtcttcaacataggtattcaagagaactactagtcaccagaagtcataagtgcatctcctttcttaaacaagcatctaaaagcataaaccagagcaaaagcatagtgcagaagcaaattactacgaaaacaataattgcaacaaactaatacgaatacaataagtgctacaaactactacgaataggataagtgcagtaaacgaatacgaattcaatcgAATACGAAGTGaatcctctctcttctctcctcgcaGGCGTCCAACAGTGCGTCGTACATCCAGGATGCTTTCCAGCTGCTGATGCCCATACTGGAGATCTCCCACATCCAGAGGAGAGCCGAATCCACAGAGCAGTGATCAGCTGACGTCACCTCTGCCCACCACTGCCACGATCCTGGGACTGCGAGGAACTgacacatctttaaaaaaacgtttatTTTGAATCGTCTGCGTCAGCTCTTTCTATGTCTGGTGTTCAGCTCAGGGCTAAAAAAATCTATTCCACACCTGGGAggaacagtgtgtttttgttaaacaGTGTTAACTTTTGTTGCATTGCTGGTTTAATTATTAAGCACAGTAGATGGACTCATTAAAGAAGAGTATTGATGAGGTCCTGATCTACCAGTTAAGGCAAACCAATGCGTTTGTGTTAAACAAgagcagcttcttcttctcccttttATACTGACATGTACACTATGGTCAGTGGTCATCTTAACTTAAACATCTTGAATATGCCCCAGAGAACACTTAAGTAGTGCTAatttgtgtaaaagaaaaatatgacaaaatatgacatgataaataagataagatatattgataatttcattatttttctctttactgCACAGAGATAGTTTGGAAATGGTCTTTATGCATATCTCTCTAAAAAACACTGAGTGTACACTAATGTAAAATCTCCAATGTACagattattgttgttttagttttttggcaACTTTGGTAACGTCCTCGAATCATGAGCAGACTGGCTGGAGTTGGTTTACAGATCTAATGTTGCCAGTTTGTAGAGGGAGGACGGTTTACTACCATGGTTGCATTTCGACTTGCTTTCTTTTGCCTCTGACTgtgaaattatttgttttgtacaaCAATATCAGCTTTAAATAAGTA from Anoplopoma fimbria isolate UVic2021 breed Golden Eagle Sablefish chromosome 24, Afim_UVic_2022, whole genome shotgun sequence includes the following:
- the fam114a2 gene encoding protein FAM114A2 is translated as MSDSEATAAEGPEEAPEIQNASPAETADSSSPSTTDNTTDNSTDVAPTRKARRRPDVQPAEEVEEKPKVEEQPAKAVAPSESTVSQGGWGYWGSWGKSLLSTATATVATVGQGLTQVIEKAETSLGIPSPTELSAQVEEEQKEHGESSSEADRAVGDGSAAMGSAMGMFSSLTSVVQSTGKTVLTGGLDALEFIGKKTMDVIAEGDPGFRKTKGLMIRNSTLSQVLREAKEREELQTADKDFSDSEKKVVAHYGMLFDEFQGLSHLEALEILSRDSESKVKSVLTTLSGDELVQLKEELELIKDSFSLVEFDDEEVDEKKDQDGSEFERELTEALEGLSVSATAGKLSKACKSTCSWISDMSKPEAEEEEREEDVKKTASVEEVHAAAIRSLAELTARSIELFHKLAEMILFTSGTTEASVLSQLTVVLCKELSLLSKKFTSCLTTAGSNEKGDVLNPLITGVFLEASNSASYIQDAFQLLMPILEISHIQRRAESTEQ